One genomic region from Bacillus aquiflavi encodes:
- a CDS encoding CdaR family protein, translating into MDKLMDSRWFIKVVTFLLALLLFSTVNFDPQKNKRTTEESVASNLNEETISDVPVTVIYDKENLIVSGIPDTVSVTVEGPVSIVQSAKAMRNFEVFVDLTNASIGTQRVPIQIRDISDKLKVTIEPANINVNVQERITKEFNVEAEFNRTMVEEGFISEQPIVEPNKVKITGAKNIIDRISYVKAMINYKGKIDSTITQEASIRVLDKELNKLDVIVEPEIVQVTLPVKRLSKIVPIKIVSNGTPPNGVSIESMGLDAQEATIFAREDILNKTESVRVEVDLSKITNSQVLTLPVIISEGITKVNPELANVNVKVNVRTEEEKVEEEEPKETTTTSEISEISIPKVQIKSTGLAENYKLTFLDPADEQTSLSVSGPSNIVKKLTPADFELVIDASNLQEGEHNIRIQGKGPQNVTWKMGQETAKISIVQKE; encoded by the coding sequence CTGTTGTTATTTTCAACGGTCAATTTTGATCCGCAAAAAAATAAACGAACAACTGAAGAGTCAGTAGCTTCTAATTTAAATGAAGAAACAATTTCTGATGTTCCAGTAACAGTGATTTATGATAAAGAAAACTTAATCGTTTCAGGAATTCCCGACACAGTAAGCGTAACTGTTGAGGGGCCAGTAAGTATTGTTCAATCGGCAAAAGCAATGAGAAACTTTGAGGTATTTGTAGACTTAACTAATGCGTCAATCGGAACGCAGCGTGTCCCAATCCAAATACGGGATATTTCTGATAAGCTTAAAGTAACGATAGAACCTGCTAATATTAATGTAAATGTTCAAGAAAGAATAACTAAAGAATTTAATGTTGAAGCAGAATTTAATAGGACGATGGTAGAAGAAGGCTTTATTTCTGAACAACCAATCGTAGAGCCAAATAAAGTAAAAATTACAGGAGCCAAAAATATAATTGATCGAATTTCTTATGTAAAAGCTATGATTAATTATAAAGGGAAAATTGACAGTACCATTACCCAAGAAGCGAGTATCCGGGTATTGGATAAAGAATTAAATAAATTGGATGTTATAGTTGAACCAGAAATTGTACAAGTTACATTGCCTGTTAAAAGATTGAGTAAAATAGTACCAATTAAAATTGTAAGTAACGGGACCCCTCCAAATGGAGTCTCAATTGAATCAATGGGTCTTGATGCTCAAGAAGCAACTATTTTTGCAAGAGAGGACATTCTTAATAAAACAGAAAGTGTTAGAGTTGAAGTTGATTTAAGTAAAATTACTAATAGCCAAGTACTCACATTACCAGTTATTATTTCTGAAGGAATAACAAAAGTAAACCCTGAACTAGCAAACGTAAATGTAAAAGTAAATGTGAGAACTGAAGAAGAAAAAGTTGAGGAAGAAGAGCCAAAGGAAACAACTACAACGAGTGAAATAAGTGAAATATCAATCCCAAAGGTTCAAATTAAGAGCACAGGCTTAGCCGAAAATTATAAGTTAACATTTTTAGACCCAGCAGATGAACAAACAAGTTTGTCTGTATCTGGACCAAGTAATATAGTCAAAAAATTAACTCCAGCTGATTTTGAGTTAGTGATAGATGCTTCCAACTTACAGGAAGGTGAGCATAATATTAGAATACAAGGAAAAGGTCCTCAAAATGTCACTTGGAAAATGGGACAGGAAACGGCTAAAATTAGTATAGTACAAAAAGAATAA